Proteins encoded in a region of the Homo sapiens chromosome 20, GRCh38.p14 Primary Assembly genome:
- the RBM38 gene encoding RNA-binding protein 38 isoform X3: MLLQPAPCAPSAGFPRPLAAPGAMHGSQKDTTFTKIFVGGLPYHTTDASLRKYFEGFGDIEEAVVITDRQTGKSRGYGFGIIFVLEGHISQALNFDGRSWNPGGIFVGEPQVTMADRAAAERACKDPNPIIDGRKANVNLAYLGAKPRSLQTG, translated from the exons ATGCTGCTGCAGCCCGCGCCGTGCGCCCCGAGCGCGGGCTTCCCGCGGCCCCTGGCCGCCCCCGGCGCCATGCACGGCTCGCAGAAGGACACCACGTTCACCAAGATCTTCGTGGGCGGCCTGCCGTACCACACTACCGACGCCTCGCTCAGGAAGTACTTCGAGGGCTTCGGCGACATCGAGGAGGCCGTGGTCATCACCGACCGCCAGACGGGCAAGTCCCGCGGCTACGGCTTC GGGATTATTTTTGTCCTTGAAGGCCACATTTCCCAGGCCTTGAACTTTGACGGGAGGagctggaatccaggaggcatCTTTGTGGGAGAGCCCCAG GTGACCATGGCCGACCGGGCGGCAGCTGAGAGGGCTTGCAAAGACCCGAACCCCATCATCGACGGCCGCAAGGCCAACGTGAACCTGGCATATCTGGGCGCCAAGCCGCGGAGCCTCCAGACGG
- the RBM38 gene encoding RNA-binding protein 38 isoform b (isoform b is encoded by transcript variant 2), whose translation MLLQPAPCAPSAGFPRPLAAPGAMHGSQKDTTFTKIFVGGLPYHTTDASLRKYFEGFGDIEEAVVITDRQTGKSRGYGFVTMADRAAAERACKDPNPIIDGRKANVNLAYLGAKPRSLQTG comes from the exons ATGCTGCTGCAGCCCGCGCCGTGCGCCCCGAGCGCGGGCTTCCCGCGGCCCCTGGCCGCCCCCGGCGCCATGCACGGCTCGCAGAAGGACACCACGTTCACCAAGATCTTCGTGGGCGGCCTGCCGTACCACACTACCGACGCCTCGCTCAGGAAGTACTTCGAGGGCTTCGGCGACATCGAGGAGGCCGTGGTCATCACCGACCGCCAGACGGGCAAGTCCCGCGGCTACGGCTTC GTGACCATGGCCGACCGGGCGGCAGCTGAGAGGGCTTGCAAAGACCCGAACCCCATCATCGACGGCCGCAAGGCCAACGTGAACCTGGCATATCTGGGCGCCAAGCCGCGGAGCCTCCAGACGG